In a single window of the Halomicroarcula saliterrae genome:
- a CDS encoding HalOD1 output domain-containing protein: MSGPDPTHTLGDHPNTDAAECVGDDGPTYNPRTDTYVGTFDVESASVAVMEALAAIRHCEPTELEPLYDSVDPDALDRLVESSSNGVRVTVHIDGFEVVVTGDCRLEITPPSEPSI; encoded by the coding sequence ATGAGTGGTCCGGACCCAACGCACACGCTCGGCGACCACCCGAACACCGACGCGGCCGAGTGTGTGGGCGACGACGGCCCGACGTACAATCCGAGAACCGACACGTACGTCGGGACGTTCGACGTAGAGTCGGCGAGTGTCGCCGTGATGGAAGCGCTCGCCGCTATCAGACACTGTGAACCCACGGAGCTCGAACCGCTGTACGACTCGGTCGACCCCGACGCGCTCGACCGACTGGTCGAGTCCTCGTCGAACGGTGTCCGGGTGACGGTACACATCGACGGCTTCGAGGTCGTCGTCACCGGCGACTGTCGGCTCGAAATCACCCCGCCCTCGGAACCGTCTATCTGA
- a CDS encoding DUF5658 family protein produces the protein MRQTFREEAVYVSGSRLRCDHLLWGLVLAAAAGDLVLTLFGLSLCFTEANPVARAVLDVGGGAGLLALKLTAVALLFAIYQHVRPLYRRAALVAFFVPQLLAVGHNSLLLAQYAAACP, from the coding sequence GTGAGACAGACGTTTCGTGAAGAGGCGGTGTACGTCTCCGGCTCCCGACTCCGGTGTGACCACCTGCTGTGGGGTCTCGTGCTCGCCGCCGCCGCCGGTGACCTGGTGTTGACGCTTTTCGGGCTGTCGCTGTGTTTCACAGAGGCCAACCCGGTCGCGCGCGCGGTGCTCGACGTCGGCGGTGGCGCTGGGCTGCTGGCCCTGAAACTGACCGCGGTGGCGCTTCTCTTCGCTATCTATCAGCACGTGCGGCCGCTGTACCGCCGCGCGGCCCTGGTCGCGTTCTTCGTCCCGCAACTGCTCGCCGTCGGACACAACAGCCTCTTGCTCGCGCAGTACGCCGCCGCCTGCCCGTAG
- a CDS encoding HTH domain-containing protein, translated as MRTDDSLDPATLDTLVPSTDTDLSATVFVKSLAPVACKDGQDRLVDGLDTLAERDVLDGVDLLVWGNSICTGSPLSEVGSGQRIVDSIEEFYDLAADSQFSISPFFRVSNVTTEYSEGAFRRIVPPCRCIALYERDSLAAVFPCVVDGTAYTPEDLVSYLTRQRTPAGERVLIDESA; from the coding sequence ATGAGAACAGACGATTCGCTCGACCCGGCAACACTCGATACACTCGTACCTTCGACGGACACAGACCTCTCGGCGACCGTGTTCGTCAAGTCCCTCGCGCCGGTCGCCTGTAAGGACGGTCAGGACCGGCTCGTCGACGGGCTCGATACCCTCGCCGAACGGGACGTGCTCGACGGCGTCGACCTGCTCGTCTGGGGTAACAGTATCTGCACGGGGAGCCCGCTCTCCGAGGTCGGTAGCGGGCAGCGCATCGTCGACTCCATAGAGGAGTTCTACGACCTCGCGGCCGACAGCCAGTTCTCGATTTCGCCCTTCTTCCGCGTCTCGAACGTGACCACCGAGTACAGCGAGGGCGCCTTCCGTCGAATCGTCCCCCCGTGCCGGTGTATCGCCCTCTACGAGCGCGACTCGCTCGCGGCCGTCTTCCCGTGTGTCGTCGACGGGACAGCGTACACGCCGGAAGACCTCGTCTCCTACCTGACGCGACAGCGGACGCCCGCGGGCGAGCGGGTGCTGATCGACGAGTCGGCCTGA
- a CDS encoding DUF7344 domain-containing protein — protein MVIDDEPVAAPGGPPSERLELLASKRRQTLLEVLSDSAEDVHTLESLATAIAQTEQGTELGARPPRRVCLFLHHVHLPKLDDADIVDYDPQHKLVEYTGDGRIERLLASTGR, from the coding sequence ATGGTAATCGACGACGAGCCGGTGGCCGCCCCGGGGGGGCCACCGTCTGAGCGACTGGAGCTACTGGCATCGAAGCGCCGGCAGACACTGCTCGAAGTGCTCTCGGACTCCGCCGAAGACGTCCACACTCTCGAATCGCTGGCGACAGCGATCGCCCAGACCGAACAGGGGACGGAGCTCGGAGCGCGGCCGCCCCGCCGGGTGTGTCTCTTCCTCCATCACGTCCACCTCCCCAAGCTCGACGACGCCGACATCGTCGACTACGACCCACAGCACAAGCTCGTCGAGTACACCGGCGACGGGCGGATAGAGCGCTTGCTCGCCTCCACTGGCCGGTGA
- a CDS encoding GNAT family N-acetyltransferase translates to MGIELTELTRDEAATWNDALERTPERTPFHRFEALEVFADYADAGLHPLMAYKGQEPVGLFPLFTVSKGPLTAAFSPPPEQKVPYLGPVVVSQPGMKPYSTEKRRRRLIDGSLSWLDEHHDPAYVHVRTSVGAPDPRPFDWAQFEETPRFSYVVELDTEPETLKDRFSRDARSNVRDAQEHCSVSEAGADAVGRIITQVQDRHEQQDIEFPLSTDFVRALYEALPEGYLRPYACTVDGEFVGGSLVLDDGERVYNWQGTAKQQTEHDVNDLLHWVVLREATSRGVGAYDLVGANDPRLSRYKSKFAPALRTYHSLERSSAGVGTAARLYRRLT, encoded by the coding sequence ATGGGCATAGAGCTCACCGAACTCACGCGGGACGAGGCGGCGACGTGGAACGACGCTCTGGAACGGACGCCCGAGCGGACGCCGTTCCATCGCTTCGAGGCTCTGGAGGTGTTTGCCGACTACGCGGACGCCGGGCTCCACCCGCTGATGGCCTACAAGGGCCAGGAACCAGTCGGGCTGTTCCCGCTGTTTACAGTGTCGAAGGGGCCGCTAACCGCGGCGTTTTCGCCCCCGCCCGAACAGAAGGTGCCCTATCTCGGCCCGGTCGTGGTGTCCCAGCCGGGGATGAAGCCCTACAGTACCGAAAAGCGCCGCAGACGGCTCATCGACGGGAGCCTCTCGTGGCTCGACGAACACCACGACCCGGCGTACGTCCACGTCCGAACGTCGGTCGGAGCGCCAGACCCCCGCCCGTTCGACTGGGCACAGTTCGAGGAGACGCCCCGGTTCTCCTACGTCGTCGAACTCGACACCGAGCCCGAGACACTGAAAGACCGGTTCAGCCGCGACGCGCGCTCGAACGTCCGGGACGCACAGGAACACTGCTCGGTGTCCGAAGCAGGGGCGGACGCGGTCGGGCGGATCATCACGCAGGTACAGGACCGCCACGAGCAACAGGACATCGAGTTCCCGCTGTCGACCGACTTCGTCCGGGCGCTGTACGAGGCGCTGCCCGAGGGGTATCTCCGGCCGTACGCCTGCACCGTCGACGGTGAGTTCGTCGGCGGCTCGCTCGTACTCGACGACGGCGAGCGCGTCTACAACTGGCAGGGGACGGCAAAGCAGCAGACCGAACACGACGTCAACGACCTGCTGCACTGGGTGGTGTTGCGCGAGGCCACGTCGCGGGGCGTCGGCGCCTACGACCTCGTCGGTGCCAACGACCCCCGGCTCTCGCGGTACAAATCCAAGTTCGCCCCGGCGCTCCGGACGTATCACTCGCTGGAACGGAGCTCGGCCGGGGTCGGGACCGCCGCGCGGCTGTATCGCCGACTCACGTGA
- a CDS encoding DUF1616 domain-containing protein yields MSAPETARRMVKSTLELVPLDIVIVLAYVAFATAAVGAGDGSIAQFLVGVGLVLFAPGYAVVAALFPERPRRREARPPTSVLALTRPHDGVLIRERLALSFGVSVLSIPIFAVVLGAAGVPLTLESTLWAVWTTVVLGAIVGTVRRFALPEGRRFDLRSAARRVGTPRPLADDSATTLLTVGLCCVVVLALGAFTVAIAGPTQSMSYTSASVLTPGSDGEPVASGYPLNVSRGESYPLVVRVTNNYETAADYTVVARLQRVDGQTVRTGEEVWRGRQRLGVNETWTRNHTVTPTMAGQDLRLTYFVYRGAVPENVSTATADKVLYLRVDVFPGGGAAGTQSSGGPSARPRSPGGGGAGG; encoded by the coding sequence GTGAGCGCGCCGGAGACGGCCCGCCGAATGGTGAAGTCGACGCTAGAGCTCGTCCCGCTCGATATCGTTATCGTCCTCGCGTACGTGGCGTTCGCAACGGCCGCTGTCGGCGCCGGCGACGGCTCTATCGCGCAGTTTCTCGTCGGCGTCGGGCTGGTCCTCTTCGCGCCCGGCTACGCCGTCGTCGCGGCGTTGTTCCCGGAACGACCCCGCCGACGTGAGGCCCGACCCCCAACCAGCGTCCTCGCGCTCACACGACCCCACGACGGGGTGTTGATACGGGAGCGACTGGCGCTTTCGTTCGGCGTGAGCGTGCTGTCGATTCCGATTTTCGCGGTCGTGCTGGGCGCCGCCGGCGTCCCGCTGACGCTGGAATCGACGCTCTGGGCCGTCTGGACGACCGTGGTCCTCGGCGCCATCGTCGGGACGGTCCGGCGGTTCGCGCTCCCGGAGGGGCGACGCTTCGACCTGCGGTCGGCCGCCCGGCGCGTAGGGACTCCCCGCCCGCTCGCCGACGACTCGGCGACTACGCTGCTGACTGTCGGGCTCTGCTGTGTGGTCGTCCTCGCGCTGGGCGCGTTCACCGTCGCTATCGCCGGTCCGACGCAGTCGATGTCCTACACCAGCGCCTCCGTGCTGACGCCCGGCTCGGACGGCGAGCCGGTGGCGAGTGGCTACCCGCTCAACGTCTCGCGGGGTGAGTCGTATCCGCTCGTCGTCCGTGTCACCAACAACTACGAGACTGCGGCCGACTACACCGTCGTCGCACGGCTCCAGCGGGTCGACGGACAGACGGTCCGGACCGGTGAGGAGGTGTGGCGGGGGAGACAGCGCCTCGGCGTGAACGAGACGTGGACCCGGAACCACACCGTGACGCCGACCATGGCCGGGCAGGACCTCCGGCTCACGTACTTCGTCTACCGCGGTGCAGTCCCCGAGAACGTCAGCACCGCGACGGCCGACAAGGTGCTGTATCTCCGAGTGGACGTGTTCCCGGGCGGAGGGGCGGCGGGGACGCAGTCGTCCGGCGGTCCGTCCGCTCGACCCCGGTCGCCGGGCGGTGGCGGCGCCGGCGGCTGA
- a CDS encoding Gfo/Idh/MocA family protein, translating to MTLETAVVGGGVVSDYHLSGLEQCPETNLVAICDLDESRAREKATEYDINAYADFEGMLARESLDWIHLCTPVGTHLELARMAIEDGIPVLIEKPVTESVEEAQELERLAEEHDATVSVVHNHNFSPAMRKARTYIENGTIGELRSVDLLYAGETFPDDVRRGAWAFELPGGEFEEGLPHPIYMVLNLGGYPSSPESIQASSSLKHDYKQEFDYDSVQFHYTTDDGVLCSGTVVASDVPHKTIQIHGDRGSLEIDVVSQSVTVLDRDYQASPKNRAMANVDHILGRIRGTAENLVAVARRSIDEDWESVRNLDSHSYQFSEEVEAIQRGDSMPVPVTEGTWTLRIMEAIRETADDADEEQTVPLSTDGT from the coding sequence ATGACACTGGAAACTGCGGTCGTCGGCGGCGGTGTGGTGTCCGATTACCACCTCTCCGGACTCGAACAGTGCCCGGAGACGAACCTCGTCGCAATCTGCGATCTCGACGAATCGCGTGCCAGGGAGAAAGCCACCGAGTACGACATCAACGCGTACGCGGACTTCGAGGGGATGCTCGCACGGGAGTCGCTGGACTGGATTCACCTCTGTACGCCCGTGGGCACGCATCTCGAACTGGCCCGGATGGCTATCGAGGACGGCATCCCCGTCCTGATAGAGAAGCCGGTCACCGAGTCCGTCGAGGAGGCACAGGAACTGGAACGGCTCGCCGAAGAACACGACGCGACGGTGTCGGTCGTCCACAACCACAACTTCTCGCCGGCGATGCGGAAAGCACGGACCTACATCGAGAACGGGACCATCGGCGAGCTCCGGTCGGTCGACCTGCTGTACGCCGGCGAGACGTTCCCGGACGACGTGCGCCGGGGCGCGTGGGCCTTCGAGCTCCCCGGCGGCGAGTTCGAGGAGGGGCTCCCCCACCCGATATACATGGTGCTGAACCTCGGCGGCTATCCGTCCAGCCCGGAGTCGATTCAGGCGAGTTCGTCGCTGAAACACGATTACAAACAGGAGTTCGATTACGACAGCGTCCAGTTTCACTACACCACCGACGACGGCGTGCTCTGTAGCGGGACGGTGGTGGCAAGCGACGTGCCACACAAGACCATCCAGATACACGGCGACCGCGGGAGCCTCGAAATCGACGTCGTCTCCCAGTCGGTGACCGTCCTCGACCGCGACTACCAGGCCTCGCCGAAGAACCGGGCGATGGCCAACGTCGACCACATCCTCGGCCGCATCCGGGGGACGGCCGAGAACCTCGTGGCCGTGGCTCGCCGCAGTATCGACGAGGACTGGGAGTCGGTCCGGAACCTCGACTCCCACAGCTACCAGTTCAGCGAGGAGGTCGAAGCGATACAGCGCGGCGACTCGATGCCGGTCCCAGTGACAGAGGGGACGTGGACGCTGCGAATCATGGAGGCCATCAGGGAAACGGCGGACGACGCCGACGAGGAACAGACCGTCCCGCTGAGTACCGATGGCACGTAA
- a CDS encoding glycosyltransferase family 2 protein, with protein MYDGATVAVVVPAYNESGLVGSVIETVPGYVDRVYVVEDGSTDDTWEEIRQTARRVNAATEPDAGFDRRVVPIRHEENRGVGGAIKTGYLAARDDRIDVTAVMGGDAQMRPELLEGVIAPVVDGEADYVKGNRLLDADHREGMPTFRYVGNRILTWLTRIASGYWTVGDPQNGYTAISLDALERAGIEGMYEYYGYCNDLLVRLNVAGLRVLDVPRPANYGEEESHIDYRSYIPRVSVMLFRGFLRRLWRKHVVDDAHPMAALYGASAASVCYAVARTLRRGGDGGRSRLLATLLASGLFLVAALLLDRTHDATLDQRRETVTRSTPTQSPAPRSVEQD; from the coding sequence ATGTACGACGGTGCAACGGTCGCCGTGGTCGTGCCGGCGTACAACGAATCCGGACTGGTCGGCAGCGTCATCGAGACGGTGCCGGGGTACGTCGACCGGGTGTACGTTGTCGAGGACGGCTCCACCGACGACACGTGGGAGGAAATCCGGCAGACCGCCCGCCGCGTCAACGCCGCGACGGAGCCCGACGCGGGGTTCGACCGTCGCGTCGTTCCCATCCGCCACGAGGAGAACCGCGGTGTCGGCGGCGCTATCAAGACCGGCTACCTCGCCGCTCGCGACGACCGAATCGACGTGACCGCGGTGATGGGCGGGGACGCACAGATGCGGCCCGAGCTGCTGGAGGGCGTCATCGCACCCGTCGTCGACGGCGAGGCCGACTACGTCAAGGGCAATCGACTGCTCGACGCCGACCACCGCGAGGGGATGCCGACGTTTCGCTACGTCGGGAACCGAATCCTGACGTGGCTGACCAGAATCGCCAGCGGCTACTGGACCGTCGGCGACCCGCAGAACGGGTACACCGCTATCTCCCTCGACGCGCTGGAGCGGGCCGGTATCGAGGGGATGTACGAGTACTACGGCTACTGCAACGACCTCCTGGTCAGGCTCAACGTCGCCGGGCTCCGCGTGCTCGACGTCCCTCGGCCGGCGAACTACGGGGAGGAGGAGAGTCACATCGACTACCGCTCGTACATCCCCCGCGTCTCGGTGATGCTGTTCCGGGGGTTCCTCCGGCGGCTCTGGCGGAAACACGTGGTGGACGACGCCCATCCGATGGCCGCGCTCTACGGCGCGTCCGCGGCGTCTGTCTGTTATGCCGTCGCCCGCACACTGCGTCGCGGCGGGGACGGCGGACGCTCCCGGCTCCTCGCGACGCTGCTCGCGAGCGGCCTGTTCCTGGTCGCGGCCCTCCTGCTGGACCGCACACACGACGCCACGCTCGACCAGCGACGTGAGACCGTCACGCGCAGTACGCCGACACAGTCGCCCGCGCCGAGGTCGGTCGAACAGGACTGA
- a CDS encoding alkaline phosphatase family protein, with product MRTLLLGLDGVSVPVLDSLVDDAVVPTLESLFERSATGPLTSQLPPWTPSAWPSLYTGVNPGKHGVYGFLTFDGYDHDVVDATDVRAHALWELLDQRGHSSVVVNVPVTAPARAIDGAVLPGYISPEDPPGHPEGILRDVRDATGEYTVYGPMDTPGKAALPDIAAHARSRGDAFAYLADRFEPDFGFLEFQQTDTVFHRRPEDREAVECVFGAVDDAVETALDATDPDTVVVVSDHGIGEYEGYEVRLNEFLRDWGHVETTAEGEGMPSWDAIARQRLQQGEEGGTPDRGVAERGVELLARVGLTSQRIQRALEPLGLAEPVATLAPTDAVRAGTEQVDFPASEAYMRDRIELGIRLNVEGREPAGVVATEEYDAVRSDIVGRLRELTDPDGRPVFDRVAPREAVFEGPYTEAAPDIVVVPRAFQNFLNGSLLGDHFGTPRESWNHKRDGVVAVSGAGVDETASLADAHLFDVAPTVLSVLEVPRPARMDGTPLPVVTPSPVEQYPPYEGMSGATREDHDVAERLAHLGYISEDG from the coding sequence ATGCGGACACTGCTACTCGGGCTCGACGGCGTGTCGGTCCCAGTACTCGACTCGCTCGTCGACGACGCTGTCGTGCCGACCCTCGAATCGCTGTTCGAGCGAAGTGCCACCGGGCCGCTCACCTCGCAGCTGCCACCGTGGACACCGAGCGCGTGGCCGTCGCTGTACACCGGCGTCAATCCGGGGAAACACGGTGTGTACGGCTTCCTCACGTTCGACGGGTACGACCACGACGTGGTCGACGCGACGGACGTCCGCGCACACGCCCTCTGGGAGCTCCTCGACCAGCGGGGACACAGCAGCGTCGTCGTGAACGTCCCCGTCACGGCGCCCGCACGGGCCATCGACGGGGCGGTGCTCCCCGGGTACATCTCGCCCGAGGACCCGCCCGGGCATCCGGAGGGAATTCTCCGCGACGTTCGCGACGCCACCGGTGAGTACACCGTCTACGGACCGATGGACACCCCGGGAAAGGCGGCCTTACCGGACATCGCGGCCCACGCGAGGTCCCGGGGCGACGCCTTCGCCTACCTCGCCGACCGCTTCGAGCCCGACTTCGGCTTCCTGGAGTTCCAGCAGACCGACACCGTCTTTCACCGCCGCCCGGAGGACCGCGAGGCCGTCGAGTGCGTCTTCGGCGCGGTGGACGACGCCGTCGAGACGGCCCTCGACGCGACCGACCCGGACACCGTCGTCGTGGTCAGCGATCACGGAATCGGGGAGTACGAGGGGTACGAGGTCCGCCTCAACGAGTTCCTCCGGGACTGGGGACACGTCGAGACGACCGCCGAGGGCGAGGGGATGCCGTCCTGGGACGCCATCGCCCGGCAACGCCTCCAGCAGGGCGAGGAGGGCGGGACGCCGGACCGGGGCGTGGCCGAACGCGGTGTGGAGCTGCTGGCGCGGGTCGGCCTGACGAGCCAGCGCATCCAGCGGGCGCTCGAACCGCTGGGCCTGGCCGAGCCCGTGGCCACGCTCGCCCCGACCGACGCCGTCCGTGCCGGCACTGAGCAGGTGGATTTCCCGGCCTCAGAGGCGTACATGCGCGACCGCATCGAGCTGGGTATCCGCCTGAACGTCGAGGGACGGGAGCCCGCGGGCGTCGTCGCCACCGAGGAGTACGACGCGGTGCGCAGCGACATCGTCGGGCGACTCCGGGAGCTGACTGACCCGGACGGGCGACCGGTCTTCGACCGCGTCGCGCCCAGAGAGGCCGTCTTCGAGGGGCCCTACACCGAGGCGGCGCCGGACATCGTGGTGGTCCCCCGGGCGTTCCAGAACTTCCTCAACGGCTCCCTGCTGGGGGACCACTTCGGGACGCCGCGGGAGTCCTGGAACCACAAGCGCGACGGGGTCGTGGCCGTCAGCGGCGCGGGTGTCGACGAGACCGCGTCACTGGCGGACGCACATCTGTTCGACGTGGCGCCGACGGTCCTCTCGGTGCTTGAGGTGCCCCGTCCGGCCCGGATGGACGGCACGCCCCTCCCCGTGGTCACGCCGTCGCCGGTCGAGCAGTATCCGCCGTACGAGGGGATGTCGGGCGCGACGCGCGAGGACCACGACGTGGCCGAGCGGCTCGCACATCTCGGCTACATCTCCGAGGACGGCTAG
- a CDS encoding 3-keto-5-aminohexanoate cleavage protein: MTYSDYIRGDEVTLAVAPTGYRYSTDVNDSLPVTPERVATHVYESMALGATVAHLHGRDSDGAPDPERLPAFGSAVRELCDDDILLEYATAPDCPLGDFLAVLDSAPVPALATVRPGPTRHGYRSAAATSRRDTEQLVRALVDRGITPNLLVTGGPDLHEVARLREASVLPDPPVITVKLGAPAGAVGTPQSLLALLGAVPEDAHCFVRATGPNQYPLTTLAFFLGAHPMVGMEDNLFFAPDRPVDRNAQLVRTVAQLAQRSLREVAAADHANDRLTLSGTRTEHDDVEA, encoded by the coding sequence ATGACATACAGTGATTACATCCGCGGCGACGAGGTCACGCTCGCCGTCGCCCCGACCGGCTACCGCTACTCGACGGACGTCAACGACTCGCTCCCCGTCACACCCGAGCGCGTGGCGACACACGTCTACGAGTCGATGGCTCTGGGCGCGACGGTCGCGCATCTCCACGGGCGCGACAGCGACGGGGCCCCCGACCCGGAGCGCCTGCCCGCCTTCGGCAGCGCGGTCCGGGAGCTGTGTGACGACGATATCCTGCTCGAATACGCCACCGCCCCGGACTGCCCGCTCGGCGATTTCCTCGCCGTCCTCGATTCGGCGCCCGTGCCCGCCCTCGCGACCGTCCGTCCGGGACCGACCCGGCACGGCTACCGGTCGGCCGCGGCGACGAGCCGGCGCGATACCGAACAGCTCGTCCGCGCGCTCGTCGACCGCGGCATCACACCGAACCTCCTCGTCACCGGCGGCCCGGACCTCCACGAGGTCGCCCGGCTCCGCGAGGCGTCGGTCCTCCCCGACCCGCCGGTGATAACGGTGAAACTGGGCGCGCCGGCGGGGGCCGTGGGCACGCCGCAGTCACTGCTCGCCCTCCTCGGTGCGGTCCCCGAGGACGCCCACTGCTTCGTCCGGGCGACCGGCCCGAACCAGTACCCGCTGACGACGCTCGCGTTCTTCCTCGGTGCCCACCCGATGGTCGGGATGGAGGACAACCTCTTTTTCGCCCCCGACCGACCCGTCGACCGAAACGCCCAGCTCGTCCGGACCGTGGCCCAGCTCGCCCAGCGCTCCCTCCGGGAGGTCGCAGCGGCCGACCACGCGAACGACCGGCTCACGCTGTCTGGGACTCGCACCGAACACGACGATGTCGAAGCCTAA
- the aglF gene encoding UTP--glucose-1-phosphate uridylyltransferase AglF, with protein sequence MDAVILAAGQGTRLRPLTDDKPKGMVEVDGKPILTHCFDQLIELGADELYVVVGYRKQDIINHYEDEYKGVPITYTHQREQKGLAHALLTVEEHIDEDFMLMLGDNIFQANLNDVVNRQQEERADAAFLVEEVPWEEASRYGVCDTNKYGEITEVLEKPEEPPSNLVMTGFYTFTPAIFHACQLVQPSNRDEYEISDAIDLLLHSGRTIDAIRMNGWRNDIGYPEDRDEAEQRLRGELDSDEDHSETTEDDAASVASE encoded by the coding sequence ATGGATGCAGTGATACTCGCGGCCGGCCAGGGGACTCGACTCCGCCCACTTACCGACGACAAGCCCAAGGGAATGGTCGAGGTGGACGGCAAACCGATACTCACACACTGCTTCGACCAGCTCATCGAGCTCGGCGCCGACGAGCTCTACGTCGTCGTGGGGTATCGGAAACAGGACATCATCAACCACTACGAAGACGAGTACAAGGGCGTGCCGATAACGTACACGCACCAGCGCGAACAGAAGGGGCTGGCACACGCCCTGCTCACCGTCGAGGAGCATATCGACGAGGACTTCATGCTCATGCTGGGGGACAACATCTTCCAGGCCAATCTCAACGACGTGGTCAACCGCCAGCAAGAGGAGCGGGCCGACGCCGCCTTCCTCGTCGAGGAGGTCCCCTGGGAGGAGGCCTCCCGCTACGGCGTCTGTGACACGAACAAGTACGGCGAGATTACCGAGGTCCTCGAGAAACCCGAAGAGCCGCCGTCGAATCTCGTGATGACCGGCTTCTACACGTTCACGCCGGCTATCTTCCACGCCTGTCAGCTCGTCCAGCCCTCCAACCGCGACGAGTACGAGATATCCGACGCCATCGACCTGCTGCTTCACTCCGGTCGGACCATCGACGCTATCCGGATGAACGGCTGGCGAAACGACATCGGTTACCCCGAAGACCGCGACGAGGCCGAACAGCGCCTCCGTGGCGAACTCGACAGCGACGAGGACCACTCGGAGACAACCGAGGACGACGCCGCGTCCGTGGCGTCCGAGTAA
- a CDS encoding polysaccharide deacetylase family protein, with product MGTVVISIDAELGWGFHDHAVADRPTDRIERSRWGWERLAELLAEFRIPATWAVVGHLFERECNGAHVGHPSPSGWFAHERGDDPMDEQYRFAPELVEALVESEVDHDIGSHTYSHVEFDADYATKPLARAECDRAIEAAEAAGLSMDSFVFPRNRVGHREMLAQMGFTCYRGHVPDTAGDGPYTGPLRKLAAATVVTDPPPLVEPTVDEYGLVNIPASLYLFGFEGPARRLLSATVGDPIVRQAKLGVDAAAAGEDICHLWLHPNNLTTEADLTRLRDICAHIDSVREETDLTVETMRTVAARTKPEDVSAV from the coding sequence ATGGGAACAGTCGTCATCTCCATCGACGCTGAACTCGGTTGGGGGTTCCACGACCACGCGGTCGCGGACCGACCGACCGACCGAATCGAGCGCTCACGCTGGGGCTGGGAGCGGCTGGCGGAGCTCCTCGCGGAGTTCCGGATACCGGCGACGTGGGCCGTCGTCGGCCACCTGTTCGAGCGCGAGTGCAACGGCGCTCACGTCGGCCACCCCTCCCCTTCGGGATGGTTCGCTCACGAGCGCGGCGACGACCCGATGGACGAGCAGTACCGCTTCGCCCCGGAGCTCGTCGAGGCGCTCGTCGAGAGCGAGGTCGACCACGATATCGGCTCACACACCTACTCCCACGTCGAGTTCGATGCCGACTACGCCACCAAGCCCCTCGCGCGCGCCGAGTGCGACCGGGCCATCGAGGCCGCGGAGGCCGCGGGCCTCTCGATGGACTCCTTCGTCTTCCCGCGCAACCGCGTGGGCCACCGCGAGATGCTCGCCCAGATGGGCTTTACGTGCTACCGGGGCCACGTGCCCGACACAGCGGGTGACGGCCCCTACACGGGACCGCTCCGGAAGCTCGCAGCGGCGACGGTGGTGACCGACCCGCCGCCGCTCGTGGAGCCGACCGTCGACGAGTACGGGCTGGTGAACATCCCCGCGTCGCTGTACCTGTTCGGCTTCGAGGGGCCCGCCCGGCGCCTCCTCTCGGCGACGGTGGGCGACCCGATAGTCAGACAGGCCAAGCTCGGCGTCGACGCGGCCGCCGCCGGCGAGGACATCTGTCACCTCTGGCTCCATCCCAACAACCTGACGACCGAGGCCGACCTCACCCGCCTGCGGGACATCTGTGCCCACATCGACAGCGTCCGCGAGGAGACCGACCTCACCGTCGAGACGATGCGGACGGTGGCCGCCCGCACGAAGCCAGAAGACGTCTCCGCCGTGTAG
- a CDS encoding acyltransferase, giving the protein MSKCQIGEGCRIAESADILPPEGGQSPARIGSDSVVRAGSIIYPDVVAGDRLQTGHHAVVREETTVGHDCVVGSQVVVDGRSDIGDEVSMQTGAYVPSETTIRDRVFLGPRAVLTNDPYPLRQGADLAGPVLEDDVTVGANATVLPGVTVGERSFVAAGAVVTEDVPPSTLAIGTPAKHRPLPEKLAVANAYR; this is encoded by the coding sequence ATGAGTAAGTGCCAGATCGGCGAGGGCTGTCGCATCGCGGAGTCGGCGGATATCCTCCCCCCGGAGGGCGGCCAGTCCCCGGCCCGAATCGGGTCCGACTCGGTCGTCCGTGCGGGCTCGATAATCTATCCGGACGTGGTCGCCGGCGACCGACTACAGACCGGTCACCACGCCGTCGTTCGGGAGGAGACGACCGTCGGCCACGACTGCGTCGTCGGCTCGCAGGTGGTCGTCGACGGCCGGAGCGATATCGGCGACGAGGTGAGCATGCAGACCGGGGCGTACGTCCCCTCGGAGACGACTATCCGCGACCGCGTGTTTCTCGGCCCGCGGGCCGTCCTGACGAACGACCCGTATCCGCTCCGACAGGGGGCCGACCTCGCGGGGCCGGTCCTCGAAGACGACGTCACCGTCGGCGCCAACGCCACGGTGTTGCCCGGCGTCACCGTCGGGGAGCGTTCCTTCGTCGCGGCGGGCGCGGTCGTCACCGAGGACGTGCCCCCGTCGACGCTCGCCATCGGGACGCCCGCGAAACACCGCCCGCTGCCGGAGAAACTGGCGGTCGCCAACGCCTATCGATGA